In Erigeron canadensis isolate Cc75 chromosome 1, C_canadensis_v1, whole genome shotgun sequence, a single window of DNA contains:
- the LOC122589958 gene encoding G-type lectin S-receptor-like serine/threonine-protein kinase At4g27290, giving the protein MAMGGGGDDDVYNGVVIKVKVIDVKSDSKAVDSIYANQAIKDDGNSIVSRGGMFKLGFFSPGKSKYRYVGIWYNKISVCTPVWVANREKPIAGKTGIFMLTHEGNLVILADGESPKIWSSNTTSLSMINPVARILDTGNLVLWDNRSTNQNPIWQSFDYMGDTLIAGMKLGKNLRTGVEWSMTSWKSPDDPAKGQFVHWVDTNGYPQMYGRKGNDLRWRIGPWNGLGNSGLPSDTPNPFYTMEFIVSQEEIYHKFELKTSMIQLMQLTWDGIILHMQWIERLQRWVVYTDVGVDSFNRYAVCGPYGSNNINRRPLCGCLVGFEPRLPDEWKASDWSSGCQRKRPLDCASGDGFWKISGVKLPDTRQSWYNVSMTLDECEMACRRNCSCTAYASLDIRGIGCLLWFDDLIDIREYDAKHNLYIRLAASELAGNKISQFSYKQKKVVISIISVVLLLFFAVVYSCKKKRPYMKRRGIWDALNKKNSSVQMEEADDLPFFSLYEIAKATENFSINNKIGEGGFGLVYKGVLEGGREVAVKRLSESSKQGLDEFKNEIMCIAKLQHRNLVKILGYCIHGNEMILVYEYMANKSLDSFLFDETRSSMLDWPCRFQIIHGMARAILYLHQDSRLQIIHRDLKAGNVLLDADMNPKISDFGLARKFFGSDDTFTKTKKVVGTYGYISPEYAVHGKFSTKSDVFSFGVLVLEIVSGKKNKGFSHQDHSDNLLGHAWRLYKENKSIELISKSLRDSCIISEVLRSIHVGLLCVQHHPEDRPTMMSVVLMLVSEGVLPEPKQPAFFTGESHGEVRSMSSADEYTITQLYGR; this is encoded by the exons ATGGcgatgggtggtggtggcgacgatGATGTCTAtaacggtgtggttattaaagtgaaagtaattgatgtaaaaagtg ATTCTAAAGCAGTAGACAGCATTTATGCAAATCAAGCTATCAAAGATGATGGCAATTCAATTGTTTCCCGCGGTGGGATGTTCAAGTTAGGATTTTTTAGCCCCGGAAAATCCAAGTATCGGTACGTGGGGATATGGTACAATAAGATATCAGTTTGTACACCTGTATGGGTTGCAAACAGGGAGAAGCCGATTGCTGGTAAAACGGGCATCTTCATGCTCACTCATGAAGGAAATCTGGTTATTTTGGCAGATGGTGAGAGTCCTAAAATCTGGTCATCCAATACGACATCTTTGAGTATGATCAATCCAGTTGCACGGATTCTGGACACAGGGAATCTTGTTCTTTGGGACAATAGGAGTACCAATCAAAACCCGATTTGGCAGAGTTTTGATTATATGGGTGACACATTAATTGCAGGGATGAAATTAGGAAAGAATTTAAGAACAGGCGTAGAGTGGTCCATGACATCGTGGAAGAGTCCCGATGATCCTGCTAAGGGTCAATTTGTACATTGGGTAGACACAAATGGATATCCACAAATGTATGGGAGGAAAGGTAATGATTTGAGATGGAGAATTGGACCATGGAATGGTCTCGGAAATAGTGGCCTTCCTAGTGACACTCCAAATCCATTTTACACAATGGAGTTTATTGTTAGTCAGGAagaaatatatcataaatttgAACTTAAAACTTCAATGATTCAACTCATGCAATTGACATGGGACGGGATAATACTGCACATGCAATGGATAGAGCGACTGCAACGGTGGGTTGTCTATACAGATGTTGGAGTAGACAGTTTTAATCGTTATGCAGTATGTGGTCCTTATGGAAGTAATAACATCAATAGGCGTCCCCTTTGTGGTTGTTTGGTTGGTTTTGAACCAAGACTTCCAGATGAATGGAAAGCATCAGATTGGTCGAGCGGATGTCAACGAAAAAGGCCTTTAGATTGCGCAAGTGGAGATGGCTTCTGGAAAATATCAGGAGTGAAACTTCCAGACACACGGCAGTCATGGTACAATGTGAGCATGACCTTAGATGAATGTGAGATGGCTTGCAGAAGGAATTGCAGTTGTACAGCTTATGCAAGTTTAGATATTAGGGGAATTGGGTGTTTGTTGTGGTTTGATGACCTTATTGACATCAGAGAATATGATGCAAAGCACAATCTTTACATAAGATTGGCTGCCTCTGAATTAGCAG GAAATAAAATATCGCAATTTAGCTACAAGCAGAAGAAAGTAGTGATCTCAATCATCTCAGTTGTGCTATTACTGTTCTTTGCAGTCGTTTACAGTTGTAAGAAGAAAAGACCTTACATGAAACGAAGAG GAATCTGGGATGCacttaataaaaagaatagcagTGTTCAGATGGAAGAAGCTGATGACTTGCCTTTTTTTAGCCTGTATGAAATAGCTAAGGCTACTGAAAACTTTAGTATCAATAACAAGATTGGAGAAGGGGGCTTTGGTCTTGTTTACAAG GGTGTGTTGGAAGGCGGACGAGAGGTAGCTGTGAAAAGGCTCTCCGAATCATCCAAGCAAGGGCTTGATGAATTCAAGAATGAAATTATGTGTATTGCCAAACTTCAGCATCGAAATCTTGTAAAGATTCTTGGATATTGCATTCatggaaatgaaatgattttggtttatgAATACATGGCTAACAAAAGCTTGGACTCATTTCTATTTG acGAAACCAGAAGTTCAATGCTTGACTGGCCTTGCCGTTTTCAGATTATCCATGGGATGGCTCGAGCTATTCTATATCTACATCAAGATTCCCGCCTTCAAATCATCCATAGAGATCTCAAGGCAGGCAATGTTCTGTTGGATGCTGACATGAACCCAAAAATCTCTGACTTTGGCCTTGCTAGAAAGTTTTTCGGATCTGATGATACTTTCACCAAGACAAAGAAAGTGGTGGGAACATA TGGTTACATTTCTCCGGAGTATGCAGTACATGGTAAATTCTCCACAAAATCCGATGTATTTAGctttggtgttttggtgttaGAGATAGTAAGTGGTAAAAAGAACAAAGGATTCTCTCATCAAGATCACAGTGACAACCTTCTCGGACAT GCATGGAGACTCTACAAAGAAAACAAGTCAATTGAACTCATCAGCAAGTCTTTACGTGACTCTTGCATCATATCTGAAGTGCTGCGATCAATACATGTTGGGCTATTATGTGTGCAACATCATCCAGAAGATAGACCAACTATGATGTCGGTGGTTCTGATGCTCGTCAGTGAGGGTGTGTTGCCTGAACCTAAACAACCTGCGTTTTTCACAGGAGAAAGTCATGGGGAAGTTCGGTCCATGTCATCAGCTGATGAATACACGATAACTCAATTATATGGTCGATAG